One window of Papaver somniferum cultivar HN1 chromosome 9, ASM357369v1, whole genome shotgun sequence genomic DNA carries:
- the LOC113309358 gene encoding ABC transporter G family member 6-like translates to MSNKYSPMKKIGFLNREMELEPPAKINGHHKDTISPTLGELLKRVEDAQNNGTPNNQEHRVINLDHLDQPRSVPPFVLSFNNLTYSVKTSRKLTLPSCFRRKDSLGVVTNGETHHQRKFSNMKTLLNDISGEAREGEVLAVLGASGSGKSTLIDALANRIAKDSLKGNITLNGEVLESRLLKVISAYVMQDDLLFPMLTVEETLMFSAEFRLPRSLSKSKKKARVQALIDQLGLRNAAKTVIGDEGHRGVSGGERRRVSIGIDIIHDPIILFLDEPTSGLDSTSAFMVVKVLQRIAQSGSIVVMSIHQPSSRILGLLDRLIFLSRGQTVYSGSPANIPRYFSEFGNPIPENENRIEFALDFIRELEQSTPNGGGTKPLVEFNKSWQSKHYPRNLESDRLGLSLKDAISASISRGKLVSGATNDASSTASTVTTFANPFWNEVIVLSERSMKNSRRMPELFGMRLGAVLVTGFILATMFWQLDSSPRGIKERLGFFAFAMSTTFYTCADALPVFLQERYIFMRETAYNAYRRSSYVLSHSLVVIPSLVFLSFAFAATTFWAVGLAGGSSGFFFYFGIIFAAFWAGSSFVTFLSGILSHVMVGYTVVVAVLAYFLLFSGFFINRDRIPPYWIWFHYMSLVKYPFEGVLQNEFNDPTKCFVRGVQMFDNTPLSIASNQMKVNLLKTVSNSLGLAITPTTCVTTGTDILRDQGVTDLSKWGCLGITIAWGFFFRILFYLCLLWGSKNKRS, encoded by the coding sequence ATGTCAAACAAGTATTCTCCGATGAAGAAGATAGGGTTTCTGAATCGAGAAATGGAGTTAGAACCACCAGCTAAGATTAATGGTCATCATAAAGATACAATATCGCCAACACTCGGTGAGTTACTGAAGAGAGTTGAAGATGCACAAAACAACGGAACTCCGAATAATCAAGAACATCGAGTTATAAATCTTGATCATTTGGATCAACCAAGATCAGTTCCACCATTTGTGTTATCCTTCAACAATCTTACATACAGTGTTAAAACAAGCCGGAAACTGACACTTCCGTCGTGTTTCCGCCGGAAAGACTCACTCGGAGTTGTGACCAATGGAGAAACTCATCATCAAAGGAAGTTTTCGAATATGAAGACTTTATTAAATGATATTTCTGGTGAAGCTCGTGAAGGTGAAGTATTAGCTGTTCTTGGAGCAAGTGGTTCGGGGAAATCTACGTTGATTGATGCATTAGCTAATCGGATAGCTAAAGATAGTTTGAAAGGAAATATAACGTTAAATGGTGAAGTACTTGAATCTCGTTTACTTAAAGTTATCTCAGCTTATGTTATGCAAGATGATCTTTTATTTCCCATGTTAACAGTTGAAGAAACTCTAAtgttttctgctgagtttcgatTACCTCGTTCGTTATCTAAGTCGAAGAAGAAAGCTAGAGTACAAGCTTTGATTGACCAATTAGGGTTGAGAAATGCAGCTAAAACCGTGATTGGTGATGAAGGTCATAGAGGTGTTTCTGGTGGTGAACGTCGTCGTGTTTCTATCGGTATTGATATTATTCATGATCCTATTATCTTGTTTCTTGATGAACCGACGTCAGGTTTGGATTCTACTAGTGCGTTCATGGTTGTGAAGGTTTTGCAGAGAATTGCTCAGAGTGGTAGTATTGTTGTTATGTCTATTCATCAGCCAAGTTCCAGAATTCTTGGGTTGTTGGATCGTTTGATCTTTCTTTCTCGTGGTCAGACTGTTTATAGTGGTTCTCCTGCAAATATTCCTCGATACTTCTCCGAGTTCGGCAACCCGATTCCTGAAAATGAGAACCGGATAGAGTTCGCGCTCGATTTTATTCGAGAGCTTGAACAGTCGACACCAAATGGTGGTGGTACTAAGCCGCTAGTGGAGTTCAACAAGTCATGGCAGAGCAAACACTATCCTCGAAATTTGGAGTCTGACCGGCTTGGGTTATCATTGAAAGATGCGATTAGTGCTAGTATTTCTAGAGGAAAACTAGTATCTGGCGCGACGAATGATGCTAGCAGTACTGCATCTACTGTCACAACTTTTGCGAACCCGTTCTGGAATGAAGTAATTGTCTTGTCAGAACGTTCAATGAAGAATTCGAGGAGAATGCCTGAATTATTTGGTATGCGATTGGGAGCAGTTTTGGTCACCGGTTTCATCTTAGCTACCATGTTCTGGCAACTCGATAGTTCACCAAGAGGTATAAAAGAAAGATTAGGATTTTTCGCTTTCGCCATGTCTACAACATTTTACACTTGTGCAGATGCTCTTCCAGTTTTCCTCCAAGAACGATACATCTTTATGCGAGAAACTGCTTATAACGCGTACCGCCGCTCATCATACGTTCTTTCCCATTCACTTGTAGTCATTCCATCATTAGTCTTCCTCTCCTTCGCATTTGCAGCAACAACATTCTGGGCAGTCGGATTAGCCGGAGGCAGCTCCGGATTCTTTTTCTATTTCGGTATAATCTTTGCAGCATTTTGGGCAGGAAGTTCTTTCGTCACTTTCCTATCTGGCATTCTCTCCCATGTCATGGTTGGTTACACCGTAGTCGTTGCTGTCCTCGCGTACTTCCTGCTCTTCAGTGGTTTCTTTATCAACCGAGACCGAATCCCACCGTACTGGATTTGGTTCCATTACATGTCACTAGTCAAGTACCCGTTCGAAGGCGTTTTGCAAAACGAATTCAACGATCCGACAAAATGTTTCGTCAGGGGTGTTCAAATGTTCGATAACACGCCTCTTTCGATCGCTTCAAACCAAATGAAAGTGAATTTGCTCAAGACAGTGAGTAATTCGTTAGGTTTGGCGATTACACCGACTACTTGCGTTACCACGGGAACTGATATATTGAGAGATCAAGGGGTTACTGATCTGAGTAAATGGGGTTGCTTGGGGATAACTATAGCTTGGGGTTTCTTCTTTAGGATTCTCTTCTACCTTTGTTTATTGTGGGGTAGCAAGAACAAAAGAAGTTAG
- the LOC113309356 gene encoding calcium-transporting ATPase 4, endoplasmic reticulum-type-like produces MGKGGEGVTQTITTDKEKFPAWAKDVSDCLREFKVDKEFGLTKEEVEKRRQIYGLNELEKHDGPSIWSLVLDQFNDTLVRILLVAAVISFVLAWYDGDEGGEMGITAFVEPLVIFLILILNAIVGVWQESNAEKALEALKEIQSETANVIREGKHIHNLPAKELVPGDIVELKVGDKIPADMRVLNLISSTARIEQGSLTGESEAVNKSNKAVSADTDIQGKRCMVFAGTTVVNGNCICLVTQIGMNTEIGKVHSQIHEASQNEDETPLKKKLNEFGEALTAIIGVICVLVWLINVKYFFTWEYVNGWPANFKFSFEKCTYYFEIAVALAVAAIPEGLPAVITTCLALGTRKMAQKNALVRKLPSVETLGCTTVICSDKTGTLTTNQMAVSKLVAMGADTERVRTFKVDGTTYSPLDGKIHDWPAGRLDSNLQTIAKIAAVCNDASVTQSGSQYIANGMPTEAALKVLVEKMGLPEGFDRSSSASDVLSCCKRWGVVERRIATLEFDRDRKSMGVIVNSSSGKNTLLVKGAVENLLERSNYIQLLDGSVVKLDHSSRALILESLHEMSSTALRCLGFAYKDELAEFATYNGDEDHPAHELLLHPANYSSIESNLIFVGLAGLRDPPRKEVHQAIEDCRAAGIRVMVITGDNKSTAEAICREIGVFGQYEDISAKSLTGREFMEHPNQKKHLRQTGGLLFSRAEPKHKQDIVRLLKDDGEVVAMTGDGVNDAPALKLADIGIAMGIAGTEVAKEASDMVLADDNFSTIVAAVGEGRSIYNNMKAFIRYMISSNMGEVASIFLTAALGIPEGLIPVQLLWVNLVTDGPPATALGFNPPDKDIMKKPPRRSDDSLISPWILFRYLVIGLYVGVATVGVFVIWFTHGSFMGIDLSGDGHTLVTYSQLSNWGQCSTWEGFTVSPFTAGSQNITFENPCDYFTTGKVKAMTLSLSVLVAIEMFNSLNALSEDGSLVTMPPWVNPWLLVAMSVSFGLHFLILYVPFLAQVFGIVPLSLNEWLLVLAVALPVILIDEVLKFIGRCTSVSGASSLRKPKSD; encoded by the exons ATGGGGAAAGGAGGAGAAGGTGTTACGCAAACTATAACAACAGATAAGGAGAAGTTTCCAGCATGGGCGAAAGATGTATCAGATTGTTTGAGAGAGTTTAAAGTTGATAAAGAATTTGGATTAACAAAAGAAGAAGTTGAGAAACGTCGTCAGATCTATGGTTTGAATGAATTAGAGAAACATGATGGTCCTTCCATTTGGAGTTTGGTTTTAGATCAGTTTAATGATACTCTAGTTAGGATTTTACTTGTTGCTGCTGTTATCTCGTTTGTTTTAGCTTggtatgatggtgatgaaggtggtgAGATGGGAATTACTGCGTTTGTTGAGCCGTTGGTGATATTCTTGATCTTGATTTTGAATGCCATTGTTGGAGTTTGGCAGGAGAGTAATGCTGAGAAGGCTTTGGAAGCGCTGAAGGAGATACAGTCTGAGACGGCTAATGTGATTCGTGAAGGGAAACATATTCATAATCTTCCTGCGAAAGAGCTTGTTCCTGGTGATATTGTTGAGCTGAAAGTTGGTGACAAGATTCCAGCTGATATGAGAGTATTGAATCTGATAAGTTCTACAGCCAGGATTGAACAAGGTTCATTGACAGGAGAGAGCGAGGCTGTTAATAAATCAAACAAAGCTGTTTCTGCTGATACTGATATTCAAGGCAAAAGGTGTATGGTTTTTGCTGGGACTACAGTTGTTAATGGAAACTGTATTTGTTTGGTTACTCAGATTGGTATGAACACTGAGATTGGAAAGGTGCATTCTCAGATTCATGAAGCTTCACAAAACGAAGATGAAACTCCtctgaagaagaagctgaacgAATTTGGAGAGGCTCTTACAGCTATTATTGGAGTTATTTGTGTGCTTGTATGGTTGATCAATGTCAAGTACTTCTTTACTTGGGAGTATGTGAATGGTTGGCCTGCAAATTTCAAATTCTCTTTTGAGAAATGCACGTACTACTTTGAGATTGCTGTTGCCTTGGCTGTTGCTGCAATCCCAGAAGGTCTTCCAGCAGTCATTACAACTTGTTTGGCGTTGGGAACTCGTAAAATGGCTCAGAAGAATGCACTAGTTCGGAAGTTGCCCAGTGTTGAGACTCTGGGTTGTACTACTGTGATTTGTTCTGACAAAACTGGTACACTTACCACCAATCAGATGGCAGTTTCAAAGCTTGTGGCAATGGGAGCTGATACTGAAAGGGTTCGCACTTTCAAAGTTGATGGAACCACATACAGTCCCTTGGACGGGAAAATTCATGATTGGCCAGCTGGTCGTTTGGATTCAAATCTGCAAACAATTGCTAAAATAGCTGCTGTCTGCAATGATGCATCTGTCACACAATCAGGGTCACAGTACATTGCCAATGGAATGCCTACTGAGGCAGCACTCAAG GTTCTAGTTGAGAAAATGGGGCTTCCTGAAGGGTTTGATCGCTCTTCATCGGCTTCTGATGTTTTGTCAT GTTGCAAGCGTTGGGGAGTTGTTGAACGTCGGATTGCAACCCTTGAGTTTGATCGCGATAGAAAGTCTATGGGAGTTATTGTGAATTCATCATCTGGGAAAAATACACTACTGGTTAAG GGTGCAGTAGAGAATCTACTGGAGAGAAGTAATTACATTCAGCTTCTCGATGGTTCTGTTGTAAAATTGGATCACAGTTCACGAGCCCTTATTTTAGAATCTCTTCATGAGATGTCATCAACAGCGCTACGTTGTTTGGGTTTTGCCTACAAGGATGAGCTTGCGGAATTTGCAACTTATAACGGTGATGAAGACCATCCAGCTCATGAGCTTTTACTTCACCCAGCAAATTATTCCTCAATCGAGAGTAATCTCATTTTTGTCGGCTTAGCTGGACTGAGG gACCCTCCAAGGAAGGAGGTACACCAAGCAATTGAGGACTGTAGAGCTGCAGGCATCCGTGTCATGGTTATAACAGGAGATAACAAAAGCACTGCCGAAGCAATCTGTCGTGAAATTGGTGTATTTGGCCAATATGAAGACATTAGTGCTAAAAGCTTAACAGGGCGAGAATTTATGGAGCACCCTAACCAGAAAAAGCATTTAAGACAAACTGGTGGGCTTCTCTTTTCTAGAGCTGAACCAAAGCATAAACAAGATATAGTGAGGTTACTTAAAGACGATGGAGAGGTGGTTGCAATGACTGGAGATGGGGTGAACGATGCACCTGCTTTGAAACTGGCCGATATTGGTATTGCTATGGGCATTGCTGGAACTGAG GTTGCAAAAGAAGCCTCTGACATGGTGTTGGCAGATGATAACTTCAGTACTATTGTTGCGGCAGTTGGTGAAGGAAGATCCATCTATAACAACATGAAGGCCTTTATCAG GTATATGATCTCCTCAAATATGGGAGAAGTTGCTTCCATATTTCTGACAGCAGCTTTGGGCATTCCAGAAGGTTTGATCCCTGTTCAACTTTTATGGGTCAATCTTGTTACTGATGGCCCCCCTGCAACGGCTTTGGGTTTCAATCCACCTGATAAAGATATCATGAAGAAACCACCACGCAGGAGTGATGACTCTTTAATTAGCCCCTGGATCTTATTCCGCTACCTG GTCATTGGGCTCTATGTTGGAGTCGCAACCGTTGGTGTCTTTGTCATATGGTTTACACATGGTTCCTTCATGGGTATTGATCTTAGCGGAGATGGCCACACCCTCGTTACCTACTCACAACTCTCAAACTGGGGCCAGTGCTCAACCTGGGAGGGCTTTACAGTTTCCCCATTCACAGCTGGGTCACAGAACATCACGTTTGAGAACCCTTGTGACTATTTCACGACTGGCAAAGTGAAAGCAATGACCCTTTCTCTTTCTGTTTTGGTCGCTATTGAGATGTTCAACTCCCTAAATGCTTTGTCTGAGGATGGAAGTCTGGTGACAATGCCTCCATGGGTCAACCCATGGCTCCTTGTTGCTATGTCAGTCTCCTTCGGCCTTCACTTCTTGATCCTTTATGTCCCATTCCTTGCTCAAGTATTTGGCATTGTACCTCTCAGCCTGAATGAGTGGCTCTTGGTGTTGGCTGTTGCATTGCCTGTGATTCTGATCGATGAGGTTCTCAAGTTCATTGGACGGTGTACGAGTGTTTCAGGTGCCAGCTCTTTGAGGAAACCCAAGTCCGActga